Genomic DNA from Halobaculum sp. CBA1158:
GAGACGGCCGACGAGCAGGTGTCGACCATGTCGCGGGTCAGCGCCGAGACGGACTCGCTGGCCGCCCAGGCCGAACGGCTCCGTCGGACCGTCCAGGCGTTCGAGGTCTCGGGCGTCGACGGCCGCGACGACCCGCCTGCCAATCCGGGGGACGCGGTCGCCCTCGGCGACGGCGGCCGACCGGAGTAACTGGCGATCCCCGGACGGCTACGCGGTCGATTCGTACTCCTCGTCGCACAGCGAGGCCACGTACCGGCCGACGTGGTCGTCCATCCGACGCTTGAAGCCCGCCCGTCTCGCGAGCCGGTCCAGTTCCCGTGAGACGTAGGTGCCATACTGGACGGCCTTCTTGTCCGTCGATCGGACCTCGTCGGGGACGAGACCGTCGGCCGCCGTCCGCAGCGCCACCTTCCGTTCGTCGCCGGCGACGAGCAGGTCACCCGGAAGCGACAGCGCCGCGGCGACGACGCGGTCGTGCAGGAGCGGCGCGACCGGCTCGACGCCCGCGGCGCGCAACGCGAGCACGTCCCGCTCCAACTGGTCTGGGAGCGTCAGAACGGTCTCGCGGCGCGCACCGCGGACTGTGTCGGCGTCGACGCGGTCGTCCGCCGACGGGTCGACGACCTTCGCGTACCCGCCGAACAGTTCGTCCGCCCCCTGCCCGACCGCGAGTCGGTCGTAGCCGTCGGCGGCGACGCGCTCGGCGACGAGGTACAGCGGGAGCGCGATGGACAGGTCCATCGGATTTCGACGGCCGGTCGTGGCGACGAGTTCCGGCACCGCCCGCCTCAGGTCGGCGTGCGAGAGCTCCACGACCCGGAGGTCGCCGCGGCGGCCCATCTCGTCGGCGGCGTCGCGGGCGGCGGCGACGTCGTGTGCGCCCTCGAACCCGACCACGTACAGCGGCGCGTCCGGGATCCCGGCGGCGACGACCGCCGAGTCGACCCCGCCGGAGAACGCCACCGCGACGCGCGCGTTCCCCGGATCGTCGCGGGTCTCGACGCCCCCGACGCTCGCGCGAACCGCCTCCGTCACGGCCGCCTGCGCGTCGGCGCGCGCGGCCGGTTCGGGATCCGGCAGCGACCAGATGGGTCGCTCGCGGTCCCCGCCGGAGGCGGCGGACGCGGCGAGGTCCCGGACCGTCCCAGCCGGCAGCGATCGGGGGGACTCGAGATCGGTCGGGTCGAAGCTCCACTCGTCGCCGGCTCCGTCACCGCTGTCGCCTCTGCCCACTCTGTCGCCTTCGTCACCTCCGCGGCTTCCCTCGTCTCTACCGCCGGCGGCCTCGTCGACGAACAGCGGTCGGCGACCGAGCGCGTCCCGAACGAGCAGGTCGTCGACGCGGCCGGCGAACCCGGCGGTTCCGGGGAGCGGGTCCCCCGACTCGATGGCCGCTCGGACGGTCGCCGGATCCGTCCCGTCGAGACGATCCTCCGAGGGGTCGCCCGCGTCGTCGGCCGACATCTCAAAACAGGTCGTCGACGCGGCGACCGATCCGGCGCTTCGCCCCGCCGGCGGCCTGCCGGAAGGAGATGTACCACGGCGTGCGCTTGCCGACGACGCTCGTGCGCCCCTCGCGGATCGCCTCGAGGATCGACGCGACCGAGCGCTCGTCCGCACCGACCTCCGTGACCGCCTGGCCCACCATTTCGGCGATGTGCGCGTCGCTGCCGGCGGTCA
This window encodes:
- a CDS encoding asparagine synthase-related protein — protein: MSADDAGDPSEDRLDGTDPATVRAAIESGDPLPGTAGFAGRVDDLLVRDALGRRPLFVDEAAGGRDEGSRGGDEGDRVGRGDSGDGAGDEWSFDPTDLESPRSLPAGTVRDLAASAASGGDRERPIWSLPDPEPAARADAQAAVTEAVRASVGGVETRDDPGNARVAVAFSGGVDSAVVAAGIPDAPLYVVGFEGAHDVAAARDAADEMGRRGDLRVVELSHADLRRAVPELVATTGRRNPMDLSIALPLYLVAERVAADGYDRLAVGQGADELFGGYAKVVDPSADDRVDADTVRGARRETVLTLPDQLERDVLALRAAGVEPVAPLLHDRVVAAALSLPGDLLVAGDERKVALRTAADGLVPDEVRSTDKKAVQYGTYVSRELDRLARRAGFKRRMDDHVGRYVASLCDEEYESTA